One genomic window of Pseudomonadales bacterium includes the following:
- a CDS encoding pseudouridine synthase, producing MTEIILFNKPYGVLSQFSSSDGHTGLSAYIHKKGFYPAGRLDRDSEGLLLLTDNGKLQARISDPRFKLPKTYLVQVEGLITADALRQLSNGVLLNDGPTLPAKAEAIDAPQIWPRTPAVRIRQNLPTSWLRLTISEGRNRQVRRMTAAEGFPTLRLIREQIGEWRLNDLQPGEHNVLTVHLPVDKKHPKGKHTRAR from the coding sequence ATGACAGAAATCATTCTCTTCAACAAACCTTACGGTGTCCTCAGCCAGTTTTCATCCTCGGATGGACATACCGGACTATCGGCGTATATCCACAAAAAAGGCTTTTATCCTGCAGGCCGACTTGATCGTGATTCCGAGGGCCTTTTGCTGTTAACGGATAATGGAAAACTTCAGGCTCGTATCAGCGACCCAAGATTCAAGCTACCCAAAACCTATCTCGTTCAGGTCGAAGGGTTGATTACAGCGGATGCACTAAGGCAATTGAGCAACGGAGTGCTGCTTAACGATGGCCCTACACTTCCGGCTAAAGCTGAAGCTATCGACGCACCACAAATCTGGCCGCGAACACCTGCTGTGCGTATCCGCCAAAACCTCCCTACCAGTTGGTTGCGGCTGACAATAAGTGAAGGACGCAATCGCCAGGTTCGCAGAATGACGGCGGCCGAGGGCTTCCCTACTCTCCGCCTGATTCGTGAACAGATAGGAGAATGGAGGCTGAATGATTTGCAACCGGGTGAACATAACGTTCTGACAGTGCATTTACCCGTAGATAAAAAACACCCAAAAGGGAAACACACCCGTGCCCGATAG
- the mnmA gene encoding tRNA 2-thiouridine(34) synthase MnmA produces the protein MNATSENTTRNSPPKVIVGMSGGVDSSVTALLLQQQGYQVEGLFMKNWEEDDGTEYCTAKEDMKDAQAVADKLGIKLHAANFAAEYWDNVFEYFLAEYKAGRTPNPDILCNREIKFKVFLEYAQLLGADLIATGHYVQRRDYEGHSQLLKGLDNNKDQSYFLHAVTEEAFAKSLFPIGEMEKPAVRKIAEEHGLATARKKDSTGICFIGERRFKDFLEQYLPAQPGDIETPEGEVIGRHSGLMYHTLGQRQGLGIGGLQNYSEAPWYVVGKDLKRNVLLAAQGSNHPLLFTNVLSAEQLHWINGEPENPVFRCVAKTRYRQPDQSCAVTITGSHCLVIFDQPQRAVTPGQSVVFYQGDLCLGGGVIERSWNQGAV, from the coding sequence ATGAACGCAACCTCAGAAAATACCACTCGCAACAGCCCCCCAAAAGTCATTGTTGGTATGTCCGGTGGTGTGGACTCATCTGTTACCGCTCTGCTGCTACAGCAACAGGGTTATCAGGTGGAAGGCCTGTTTATGAAAAACTGGGAAGAGGATGACGGCACCGAGTATTGCACGGCAAAGGAAGACATGAAGGACGCCCAGGCCGTCGCTGACAAGCTTGGTATCAAATTGCACGCTGCCAACTTCGCGGCAGAATACTGGGATAACGTGTTTGAGTATTTTTTGGCTGAATACAAAGCTGGTCGTACACCTAACCCGGATATTCTCTGCAACCGGGAAATTAAATTTAAAGTGTTTTTGGAATATGCCCAATTACTGGGCGCCGATTTAATAGCCACGGGGCACTATGTTCAGCGTCGTGATTACGAGGGTCATAGCCAGTTACTGAAGGGGCTGGATAATAATAAAGATCAAAGTTATTTTCTTCATGCCGTAACCGAAGAGGCTTTTGCAAAATCGCTTTTTCCTATTGGTGAAATGGAAAAACCTGCTGTCCGTAAAATCGCTGAAGAACACGGACTTGCTACAGCTCGTAAAAAAGATTCTACCGGTATCTGTTTTATTGGTGAACGCCGCTTCAAAGATTTTCTTGAACAATACCTGCCTGCACAGCCAGGAGACATTGAGACACCGGAAGGCGAAGTCATAGGGCGACACAGTGGCCTGATGTACCACACGCTAGGGCAACGTCAGGGGTTGGGTATTGGCGGCTTACAGAATTACAGCGAAGCGCCCTGGTACGTGGTTGGCAAAGACTTAAAACGCAATGTGTTGCTGGCTGCGCAAGGTAGTAACCACCCGCTGCTATTTACCAACGTATTATCTGCCGAGCAATTACACTGGATTAATGGTGAGCCTGAGAATCCGGTATTTCGATGCGTCGCCAAAACCCGCTATCGCCAACCGGATCAATCCTGTGCGGTAACGATTACCGGGAGTCATTGCCTGGTTATATTTGATCAGCCGCAACGAGCAGTCACGCCCGGCCAGTCTGTCGTATTTTATCAGGGCGACCTCTGTCTCGGCGGCGGAGTCATTGAACGCAGTTGGAACCAAGGAGCCGTATAG
- a CDS encoding aromatic ring-hydroxylating dioxygenase subunit alpha: MTNFIKNTWYTAGWSSEIGAKPAHRKIIGEHVVLYRGESGNLIALEDKCPHRFAPLHKGKIIGDLIECPYHGLRFGDNGKCVYNPFDPNFSPPNATVKTYSVVEKDTLIWIWMGEEPLASPEDIPDYHWLNETDKYAMTSEGMIEMPVNYELIIDNLLDLSHGQFLHPTTLGNTAMAGGTTDSRKEGNTVHSDRLNYDGYMPTLFNNNGVIPNETKVDYWNDLRWDPAGSYYLEVGITPAGEPREKGVYIGSAQLLTPIDEATTAYRFILFRTFMKDSEELTRGIEALVMKAFVEEDEPMIADVQKRMNGKDFWSLRPAILEGDRAAIFARRILEKLARDEENSQGECLD, translated from the coding sequence ATGACCAATTTTATTAAAAACACTTGGTACACGGCAGGTTGGTCCAGTGAAATTGGTGCTAAGCCAGCACATCGGAAAATTATTGGTGAGCATGTCGTTCTCTACCGAGGAGAGTCGGGTAACCTCATAGCTTTAGAAGATAAATGTCCACACCGTTTTGCTCCTCTGCACAAGGGGAAAATAATCGGTGACTTAATAGAGTGTCCCTATCATGGACTTCGTTTTGGCGATAATGGTAAGTGTGTCTACAACCCCTTTGACCCCAACTTTTCCCCGCCGAATGCAACGGTTAAAACCTACTCTGTTGTAGAAAAAGACACATTAATTTGGATATGGATGGGAGAGGAACCTCTGGCAAGCCCTGAGGATATTCCTGATTACCACTGGCTAAATGAAACCGACAAATATGCCATGACCAGTGAAGGCATGATTGAGATGCCAGTAAACTATGAGCTGATTATCGATAATCTGTTAGATCTTAGTCACGGTCAGTTTTTACACCCAACCACTCTGGGTAATACCGCAATGGCTGGGGGGACCACTGATTCAAGAAAAGAAGGGAATACGGTTCATAGTGACCGCTTAAACTACGACGGCTATATGCCAACGCTGTTTAATAATAACGGTGTTATCCCAAACGAAACTAAAGTGGACTATTGGAATGATCTACGTTGGGACCCGGCAGGGTCCTATTATCTGGAGGTTGGCATTACACCTGCCGGTGAACCGCGTGAAAAAGGTGTGTATATAGGGTCAGCGCAACTTCTAACCCCCATAGATGAAGCCACAACTGCATATAGATTTATACTCTTCCGAACCTTTATGAAAGACAGCGAAGAACTTACCAGGGGCATAGAAGCATTGGTAATGAAGGCGTTTGTTGAAGAAGACGAACCAATGATTGCGGATGTTCAAAAGAGAATGAACGGTAAGGATTTCTGGTCGCTTAGACCAGCAATATTGGAAGGTGACCGTGCCGCGATATTCGCGCGCAGGATATTGGAAAAGCTGGCGAGAGACGAGGAGAACAGCCAGGGTGAGTGTTTGGATTAA
- the icd gene encoding NADP-dependent isocitrate dehydrogenase encodes MAYQHIQVPSEGEKITVNEDFSLNVPNNPIIPFIEGDGIGVDISPVMIKVIDAAVEKAYNGDRKIAWMEVYCGEKAAELYEGDWFPAETLEAIREFSVSIKGPLTTPVGGGFRSLNVALRQELDLYVCQRPVRWFAGVPSPVKDPGKVDMCIFRENSEDIYAGIEWRAGTPEATKVINFLQNEMGVSKIRFPENCGIGVKPVSEEGTKRLVRKAIQYAIDQNKDSVTLVHKGNIMKFTEGAFCDWGYEIARDEFGAEPLDGGPWKVLKNPQTGGEIVIKDVIADAMLQQIILRPAEYDVIATLNLNGDYISDALAAQVGGIGIAPGANLSDDIAIFEATHGTAPKYAGKDKVNPGSLILSAEMMLRHIGWGDAADLIISSMEAAISAGTVTYDFERLMEGATLLSCSEFGDAMIAKM; translated from the coding sequence ATGGCTTACCAGCATATTCAAGTGCCTTCCGAAGGCGAAAAAATCACAGTTAACGAAGATTTTTCTCTCAATGTTCCAAACAACCCCATTATCCCCTTTATAGAAGGTGACGGTATCGGTGTTGATATCAGTCCTGTGATGATCAAAGTAATTGATGCTGCTGTGGAAAAAGCCTACAACGGTGACAGGAAAATAGCCTGGATGGAAGTCTATTGTGGTGAAAAAGCTGCAGAATTATATGAAGGTGACTGGTTTCCCGCTGAAACCCTTGAAGCGATTCGCGAGTTTTCCGTCTCAATTAAAGGTCCGCTCACAACGCCTGTTGGCGGCGGCTTTCGCTCTCTTAACGTGGCCCTTCGTCAGGAACTGGATTTGTATGTATGTCAGCGCCCGGTGCGCTGGTTTGCCGGAGTGCCTTCGCCAGTGAAAGATCCCGGCAAGGTGGATATGTGTATTTTCAGGGAAAACTCGGAAGATATTTATGCCGGTATTGAGTGGCGTGCAGGCACACCTGAAGCCACCAAAGTTATCAATTTTCTGCAAAACGAGATGGGTGTTTCGAAAATCCGTTTCCCGGAAAACTGTGGCATTGGCGTGAAGCCGGTTTCAGAAGAAGGTACCAAACGTCTGGTCCGAAAGGCCATTCAATATGCGATCGATCAAAATAAGGATTCGGTCACACTGGTGCACAAGGGAAACATTATGAAGTTCACTGAGGGCGCTTTCTGTGACTGGGGTTATGAAATCGCCCGTGATGAGTTCGGTGCAGAACCTCTTGATGGTGGCCCCTGGAAAGTGCTGAAAAATCCGCAGACAGGTGGCGAAATTGTTATTAAAGATGTTATTGCTGATGCCATGTTGCAACAGATCATATTACGCCCTGCGGAATATGACGTCATTGCCACGCTGAATCTGAATGGCGATTATATTTCAGATGCGCTGGCTGCCCAGGTTGGTGGAATAGGTATCGCTCCAGGCGCCAATTTGTCTGACGATATCGCGATATTTGAAGCAACTCACGGTACAGCGCCTAAATACGCAGGAAAGGACAAGGTAAACCCTGGTTCACTGATACTCTCTGCAGAGATGATGTTGCGGCATATTGGTTGGGGCGATGCAGCAGACCTGATTATCAGTAGCATGGAAGCGGCTATATCGGCTGGCACTGTGACTTACGACTTTGAACGCCTTATGGAAGGAGCAACATTGTTGTCCTGTTCAGAGTTTGGCGATGCCATGATTGCTAAAATGTAG
- the purB gene encoding adenylosuccinate lyase, whose translation MNLSSLSAISPIDGRYGSKTADLRSAFSEFGLIKYRVQVEVRWLQQLANHPEITEVASFSAEANAVLEALVDNFSEADAIRIKEIESTTNHDVKAVEYFIKQYIAENAELNAVSEFVHFACTSEDINNLSHALMLREGRDQVLLPQIENIANKIAQMGRDFAEIPMLSRTHGQTASPTTVGKEMANVAARLYRQIEQIRQIPLLGKINGAVGNYNAHLSAYPDIDWVANAQSFVEGLGLQWNAYTTQIEPHDYIAELFDAIARFNTILIDFDRDIWGYISLGYFKQKTVAGEVGSSTMPHKVNPIDFENSEGNLGIANAVFNHLSQKLPISRWQRDLTDSTVLRNMGVGFGYSQIAYSSTLKGINKLELNGERLAQDLENAWEVLAEPVQTVMRRYNIPEPYEKLKALTRGNTITKAAIQEFVQTLDIPQQARDELMVMTPSSYIGNAVAQAKAI comes from the coding sequence ATGAATCTTTCCAGTCTTTCCGCAATATCCCCCATTGATGGTCGCTACGGCAGTAAAACTGCTGACCTACGCTCCGCTTTTAGCGAGTTTGGCCTGATTAAATACCGTGTTCAGGTTGAGGTGCGTTGGTTACAACAACTTGCCAACCACCCTGAAATTACAGAAGTGGCTTCTTTTTCTGCAGAGGCAAATGCTGTACTTGAAGCGCTGGTGGATAATTTTTCTGAAGCAGATGCTATCCGTATAAAAGAGATCGAAAGTACCACTAACCATGACGTTAAGGCGGTAGAATACTTTATCAAGCAATATATTGCCGAAAATGCCGAGTTAAACGCGGTTAGTGAGTTTGTTCACTTTGCCTGTACATCAGAAGATATTAATAACCTCTCCCATGCACTGATGTTGCGTGAGGGCCGTGATCAGGTTCTGTTGCCTCAAATAGAAAATATCGCCAATAAAATTGCACAAATGGGCCGTGATTTCGCTGAGATCCCCATGTTGTCCCGCACCCATGGGCAAACTGCTTCGCCCACAACCGTTGGCAAGGAAATGGCCAATGTCGCAGCGAGACTGTATCGTCAGATTGAACAAATTCGCCAGATTCCTCTCCTGGGTAAAATCAATGGTGCTGTTGGCAACTACAATGCACACCTTTCGGCTTACCCTGATATTGATTGGGTTGCCAATGCTCAAAGTTTTGTAGAAGGTCTGGGATTGCAGTGGAACGCTTACACCACTCAAATTGAACCACACGATTATATCGCCGAGCTTTTCGATGCTATTGCCCGCTTTAACACTATTCTGATTGATTTCGACCGGGATATCTGGGGTTATATCTCACTCGGTTACTTCAAACAGAAAACTGTTGCCGGTGAAGTAGGCTCTTCCACCATGCCTCACAAAGTAAACCCTATCGATTTCGAGAATTCAGAGGGAAATCTGGGTATTGCCAATGCGGTTTTTAATCACCTCAGCCAGAAGCTGCCGATATCCCGCTGGCAGCGAGACCTCACAGATTCAACAGTATTAAGGAATATGGGCGTGGGGTTTGGTTACAGTCAGATAGCCTATAGCTCAACCCTCAAGGGTATTAACAAGCTGGAGCTGAATGGCGAGCGGCTGGCGCAGGATCTCGAAAATGCTTGGGAAGTACTGGCAGAGCCAGTACAAACGGTGATGCGTCGTTACAATATTCCTGAGCCGTACGAAAAACTCAAAGCGCTGACCCGGGGCAATACCATTACCAAGGCAGCTATTCAGGAATTTGTTCAGACACTGGATATTCCCCAGCAAGCCAGGGACGAACTGATGGTTATGACGCCTTCCAGCTATATAGGCAATGCCGTCGCGCAAGCCAAGGCGATCTAA
- a CDS encoding NUDIX hydrolase, protein MPDRIHLTVATVIEDQGRYLMVRETDKVSGKKVYNQPAGHVEPGETLTAAAIRETLEETGWQVNLTAVLGLTTFTAPTNGVTYYRVVFSATPVQQVSELIDGDIDEVLWLDEHAIAELQAEFRSPLVMMAIEDYRSGKRYPLDMIREQS, encoded by the coding sequence GTGCCCGATAGAATCCACTTGACTGTGGCCACTGTTATTGAAGATCAAGGACGTTATCTTATGGTGAGAGAAACGGACAAAGTCAGCGGCAAGAAAGTTTACAATCAGCCGGCAGGTCACGTTGAGCCAGGTGAAACACTTACCGCTGCGGCGATCAGGGAAACGCTTGAAGAGACGGGCTGGCAGGTAAACCTAACCGCTGTGCTGGGGCTGACAACGTTTACTGCCCCGACGAATGGTGTGACCTACTATCGTGTTGTATTTTCCGCAACACCCGTACAACAGGTGAGCGAGCTCATTGATGGCGATATCGACGAGGTACTCTGGCTGGACGAGCACGCCATTGCCGAACTGCAAGCGGAGTTTCGCAGCCCTCTGGTCATGATGGCTATTGAAGATTATCGCAGTGGCAAGCGATATCCATTGGATATGATTCGCGAGCAAAGCTAA
- the clpS gene encoding ATP-dependent Clp protease adapter ClpS, translating into MKDYFVPRLSKDKDDDEWRHDGNTVIEEVRPQLKKPSLYRVVLFNDDYTPMEFVVELLEIFFNMNREQSTAVMLKVHTQGKAVCGVYTRDIAETKAMQVNEFSRQHEHPLLCEIEPVVDEDS; encoded by the coding sequence ATGAAAGATTATTTTGTACCCAGGCTGTCAAAGGATAAGGATGACGATGAATGGCGTCACGATGGCAACACCGTTATTGAGGAGGTTCGGCCGCAGTTAAAGAAGCCTTCCTTGTATCGAGTGGTGTTGTTTAATGATGATTACACACCAATGGAGTTTGTTGTAGAACTGCTGGAAATCTTTTTCAATATGAACCGTGAGCAATCGACTGCAGTGATGTTAAAAGTTCATACTCAGGGAAAAGCGGTCTGCGGGGTCTATACTCGTGATATAGCAGAAACAAAGGCTATGCAGGTGAATGAGTTTTCCCGACAGCATGAACATCCGCTGCTATGTGAAATAGAGCCGGTAGTCGACGAAGACTCCTGA
- the cspD gene encoding cold shock domain-containing protein CspD gives MPTGTVKWFNNAKGYGFILPADSDEDVFAHYSAISMDGYRTLKAGQQVNFDLVDGEKGKHAANITVSDKSSVATCSEDEPEQEMSFETAGQGA, from the coding sequence ATGCCAACAGGTACGGTGAAGTGGTTTAACAACGCAAAAGGCTATGGATTCATATTGCCTGCGGATAGTGATGAAGATGTTTTCGCCCACTATTCCGCTATTTCAATGGACGGCTATCGGACACTTAAAGCTGGCCAGCAGGTCAATTTTGATCTTGTGGATGGGGAAAAAGGCAAACACGCTGCCAATATTACTGTCAGTGACAAAAGCTCAGTCGCAACATGCTCGGAAGATGAGCCTGAGCAAGAGATGTCCTTTGAGACAGCTGGGCAAGGCGCTTAA
- a CDS encoding cupin domain-containing protein — protein sequence MSKQTILGEISAQQFLAEYWQQKPLLIRNALPDFESPLSPDDLAGLALDDDIESRIILEQGPSSSWELLCGPFEEQIFHELPKDKWTLLVQAVDLWVPEVKQLLEHFSFLPPWRLDDIMVSYAPEGGSVGPHFDYYDVFLIQGYGQRRWQIGGHSEQQKCNEESPRVGGTPLRILDNFDPLEDWLLNPGDILYLPPQVAHHGVAVGESMTYSVGFRAPTAAEMLGDLATELLARPNSPHYQDPVLTPGMASEMISPEFIGQARKLLNNILEDDALLADWFARYMTTPKYPELVEETDERRVARTQLRKYVNGDIVT from the coding sequence ATGTCGAAACAAACCATACTTGGCGAGATTTCTGCACAGCAGTTTCTCGCTGAGTATTGGCAGCAGAAACCTCTGTTGATTCGCAATGCTCTCCCTGATTTTGAGTCGCCGCTAAGTCCTGATGACCTGGCGGGACTGGCTCTTGATGATGACATCGAATCGCGCATTATTCTGGAGCAAGGGCCCTCAAGCTCGTGGGAATTACTTTGTGGCCCGTTCGAAGAACAAATCTTTCACGAACTGCCCAAAGATAAATGGACTTTGTTAGTTCAGGCCGTTGACTTGTGGGTGCCAGAGGTTAAGCAGTTACTTGAACATTTCAGCTTTCTTCCCCCCTGGAGGCTGGACGACATTATGGTGAGCTATGCTCCGGAGGGAGGTAGCGTTGGCCCGCATTTTGATTATTATGATGTTTTCCTGATTCAAGGTTACGGCCAACGTCGTTGGCAAATTGGCGGACACTCCGAGCAACAGAAGTGCAATGAAGAATCGCCACGAGTAGGCGGTACGCCCTTGAGAATACTCGATAATTTTGATCCCCTCGAAGACTGGTTGCTCAATCCCGGAGATATACTCTATTTACCCCCTCAGGTAGCGCACCATGGAGTTGCCGTCGGCGAAAGTATGACCTATTCCGTAGGTTTTCGTGCGCCCACAGCCGCCGAAATGCTTGGTGATTTGGCTACGGAACTGCTAGCCCGGCCCAATAGCCCGCATTATCAGGATCCGGTTTTGACTCCAGGTATGGCATCCGAAATGATTTCACCTGAATTTATCGGGCAAGCGAGAAAGCTGCTGAACAATATACTGGAAGATGATGCACTGCTGGCGGACTGGTTCGCCCGCTATATGACGACACCCAAATATCCGGAGCTGGTCGAGGAAACTGACGAGAGACGTGTTGCCAGGACTCAACTGCGGAAGTATGTGAACGGCGATATTGTTACTTAA
- the hflD gene encoding high frequency lysogenization protein HflD has protein sequence MLAKPVNREQVIALGGIFLACQLVDNLARHGSIPTDQFDVCLQALLNQNPESTEQVFGSLVNVEVGFESMQELLTLQGKANNSNVLRYAVGVVYLAKKLRHSSRTLDQVARGIEKADQQADIFGSNHENVIANLAQLYKDTVGTFRYRIQVNGYPDYLRQENIASRIRCLLFSAIRSAVLWNQLGGRRYHLIFCRKPILQHLHELQRSL, from the coding sequence GTGTTAGCAAAACCCGTAAACCGCGAACAGGTTATTGCCCTCGGCGGTATTTTTCTTGCATGTCAGCTGGTAGACAATTTGGCCCGACACGGCTCAATACCGACTGATCAGTTTGATGTCTGTCTGCAAGCACTGTTGAACCAGAATCCGGAATCCACCGAACAGGTGTTTGGTTCACTTGTAAACGTGGAAGTGGGATTTGAATCCATGCAGGAGTTACTTACCCTGCAGGGTAAGGCAAACAATTCCAATGTCCTGCGTTACGCTGTGGGTGTCGTGTATCTGGCAAAAAAACTGCGTCATTCATCAAGGACGCTGGATCAGGTAGCACGAGGCATTGAAAAAGCAGACCAACAAGCTGATATCTTTGGCAGCAACCATGAGAATGTCATTGCCAATCTTGCCCAGCTTTACAAAGATACGGTAGGTACTTTCCGGTACCGGATTCAGGTCAATGGCTACCCGGATTATCTGCGGCAGGAAAACATTGCCTCACGCATCCGCTGTCTGCTGTTCAGTGCCATACGAAGCGCCGTACTCTGGAATCAGCTTGGCGGACGCCGCTACCATTTAATCTTCTGCAGAAAGCCTATTCTTCAGCATCTGCATGAGTTGCAAAGAAGTTTGTAA